Below is a window of Oncorhynchus clarkii lewisi isolate Uvic-CL-2024 chromosome 19, UVic_Ocla_1.0, whole genome shotgun sequence DNA.
TCTCTTAATTCCAATACACACCGAATTTATTTTTCAGACGTGTTCCTCCTAAGTATCAATATGCTAATTGAGTGAGagtaaaaaaacatttatttctgtaGTGCCTCTCTAATGTTCAGGAGATATCCATGACTTTCTGCCTAGAAGAACCAGTCCATTCATATATGCATAATTAACATGCAGTTTGTCGATGAGAAAATGAGGCCTTGGAAGCAGGACATCATATACATAATGGATAGCCTTTAGTTGGTGTTATGCCATGCTAATGAAGTTCTAATAGTCAGTCTGTTGCCCAAATGATTGGGACGCGTTATGCTTggtactaaaggataccaatgtGCTTGGTACTAAATGGCATGTTTTACTGACATACTTCAAATGCTAATAGTGCATGTACAGTAGTTACTGCCTCAATGCTGTCATTGTTAAGGTTAAGGGATAATTTGACTTATGAGCCTTCCACAAAATAGCTCTGAGCTTGCTGAATGGCTGTCTGAGAGACTAAGGGATGATATACTGTAAGAAACGGTACGGAAATCTAGTGGCTGTTATCTCTGATAACTACACCGTATCATGACATAAACAAACagccaacacaacaacaacagctgtaTAGCTTCTCATACAGCTTGAAACGTGCCTTCGCCGGATTACAAGAACATCTCACATCCACACCAACTGTGTGTTTGCCACCGGAAACATGGAGACCTACACAATCATCATGCATAAGAGGAGAAGCTGTTGGTTACACTACTTGAAGCCGGCAGGTATAATGCTTCATTACTTGTTGTAAGCACGTATGAGCTTTCATGTCTTATTACAAGGTTTACAGTTTGTTATGTCCTTTTATGAAACACATTTTCAAAATTGCTATCCTCTAGTCATTGAGATAATATTAAGAATTTCTAAGGGTGGTCATATGTGCTTATGACAAGTCTTACAATGCAATATAACcgcatcataatgcattatacctgTCAGGtccaagtaaagtgttaccgagCGGTTCAATTCAGGAGGGTGCCGTACAGCTGGGCCTTGGTCAGACTGTCCTTCCTGCTCAGTCCTGTTCCTGTGCTTCCAAATTTTTGGTATTGTTGAGAACTCTTTTTGGGAAGTGCCGGGCTAGGGCTGggcctcattctctccctctggCAGTGCTGCAGACTGGAGGCTTCCAGAGAGCTTTGGTGGTGTAAGGACTCAGCTGAGCTGTTGGGGCTCACGTCCACGTATTCCTTGTTCATGCTCCCCCCTGCCGCTCCAGCATCCCCGCTCTCCTTATCCTTAAGGCTCCCTGAGAGGAACTGCAGGCTGCACTCTGAGTCCTGGCTGTCTACCTTGGCTCTGTACAGGGGTGGGGGATTGTCCGGCTTGCCCCGCAGGCCCAGGCTGGGGTgtttgggactgggactggggctgggtgAGAGGCCACCACTGGCGGCAGCAGCCAAGCACTGGTCCAGCACATGGCTGTGGAGGAAGACGTTGTCGTCCCCCTCATGGAAGCTGCTGTAGAGAGGCCCCAGTTTAATCTTGGCCGGGCCCATGGCAAAGTGCTGCTCGGAGAAGCTGTAGGGAGACACACGGCCAGGGTTGCGGTTGAAGGAGTACGAGTTGATGTCCTCTACACTCAGCTGCCTCCAGCGTCCAGTCAGTTCCTCCTCGGTGGGGACACCCATGCTGACCATGCTGGCCTGACTATCGGAACGCTCCACACCCCGGGGTCCTCCTCCTTGGGCTGAGCCCACACTGTGTGACGATGCGATGAGCGGCGAGTGGTAGGGCTCACTGTAGCCGCAGGATGCTGTGCATACGTATGCCGGTGAAGAGCCACCGCCACCTTTCGCAGGGCTGGGGGAAGGCGGCATTGCCATGTGCTGGAAGCTGTGGGATTTGGGGAAGACGCTGTGGCCAGGAGGGCTGTCCTTCTCATAGGATGAGGTGCTCTTTCGCTCGCCGTAACCTCCATCCCGCCAGTCCATGTAGAGCCCATGGTGGGAGGAGGACATGGTGCTACTGGGGCCACCGCCGCAGCCTTCCCCGCCCTTCTCGTCTTCCGATGCCTGGCTGAAGCTGGAGTAGGAGCTAGAGGCCCTCAAGGAGCCCGCGGCAAACTCTCCATGGAAGGAGTGGGCCCCGTGATGGGAGAAATTACCCGATTGGAAGGCTTCCTCCTCGGGGTTGGAGTCTGTGGAGTTCTGGGACTGGAggaggagacccatggggcgggcATGGACATCCACGCTCTGTCTGCGCTCCTGCCAGCGCTCGGGGCAGTAGAGGGCTGTGTCGCTGCAGTACAGGTCCGATGTGCGGTAAGCTGTGCGGCGCCGGAGGCTTTCGGTGCCGCCGCCCGCGCTAGTGGGCACAAAGTTATGGTCATGGCCCTCATCCTCCAATGGCTGGGGGCTGGGCGAACTGGTGTTGGGGCAGCTGCTGCCCGGCTCCGGCTTCTCTAGCACCTTGGCGATGACGGCGGTGGGCACAGCGTCGGAGTAGGGTGAGTGGCACAGCGCCATGGTGACGCCCCGGCCTTGCTTCTCCATGTGGGAGCTCACCCGCTCCTGGAAGTCAATgggcagctggagagagagaagtagaaaggGGCGTTGAGGAGAAATATTAAACGATAGAAAGGAGAAAGACATGGATAGACAAACATGAATAAATGGGAGTTCATTGAAGAGAAGTTGATTCAGAAATTACAGCAATAAATAACAGAAAGGAGGACTTACTACTCTAACAAAGTAATGTTTTAAAGATTTTTCCAGCAAATCTTTATCGACCAACGAAATATTCCTTAATTGACCATGCTGTCTGACAACCACTATCATATCTCCCCATACATATTCACAAACTCGTCGTTATGGAAAGCTCGCCACATCCGCACAGCTGTTTTATCAACGCTGTTCCCTAGGCTCCAATCTAGAGTTTGAGTTTAGAGAAGTAATTTATTCTCATGTGTTTACTCAGTCCAGCTCGGAGACCCGGTGGGACTTTCACAACCCCTCCACTCCTGGGCTTTATTTAGGAGCTTCGCTGAGTTTTAGGTTACATCCACCAGCATGGACACAGGtacatcaatacacacacacacacacacacacacacacacacacacacacacacacacacacacacacacacacgcacacgcacacgcacacacacagttacacacacacacacacacacacacacacacacacacacacacacacacacacacacacacacagttacacacacacgcgcgtgtgaaaacacacacacacacaactcccccTCTGAGAACATTACATGCAACTGTCCCCTCTGCTAACAGTACGAACGACTGTCCCCTCTGCTAACAGTACGTACGGCTGTCCCCTCTGCTAACATTACATCTGACTGTCCCCTCTGCTAACATTACATCTGACTGTCCCCTCTGCTAACATTACATCTGACTGTCCCCTCTGCTAACATTACATGCAACTGTCCCCTCTACTAACAGTACGTACGACTGTCCCCTCTGCTAACAGTATGTACGACTGTCCCCTCTGCTAACAGTACGTACGGCTGTCCCCTCTGCTAACAGTACATACGACTGTCCCCTCTGCTAACAGTGCATACGACTGTCCCCTCTGCTAACATTGCATACGACTGTCCCCTCTGCTAACAGTGCATACGACTGTCCCCTCTGCTAACATTACATCCGACTGTCCCCTCTGCTAACATTACATCCGACTGTCCCCTCTGCTAACAGTGCATACGACTGTCCCCTCTGCTAACATTACATCCGACTGTCCCCTCTGCTAACATTACATCCGACTGTCCCCTCTGCTAACAGTTTGTATGACTGTCCCCTCTGCTAACATTACATCTGACTGTCCCCTCTGCTAACATTACATGCAACTGTCCCCTCTGCTAACATTACATCCGACTGTCCCCTCTGCTAACAGTGAATACGACTGTCCCCTCTGCTAACAGTACATACGACTGTCCCCTCTGCTAACAGTACATCCGACTGTCCCCTCTGCTAACAGTACATCCGACTGTCCCCTCTGCTAACATTACATCCGACTGTCCCCTCTGCTAACAGTGCATACGACTGTCCCCTCTGCTAACAGTGCATACGACTGTCCCCTCTGCTAACAGTACATACGACTGTCCCCTCTGCTAACATTACATCCGACTGTCCCCTCTGCTAACAGTGCATACGACTGTCCCCTCTGCTAACATTACATCCGACTGTCCCCTCTGCTAACATTACATCTGACTGTCCCCTCTGCTAACATTACATCTGACTGTCGCCTCTGCTAACATTACATGCAACTGTCTCCTCTGCTAACATTACATAGAACTCCCCTTGTATTCACTGGAGAGCCACAAGAAGAACAAAAGTTTAGGCTGGTCTTCATTCTAATTTTCTCTTGAGTTAATTACAGCATTGGGGGTCAGGGAGAAATGGAAATTGTTTCTGTGGGGGggtgtctctcttctcttcccccactctctgtgtctcctctcccatgctcgctgtgtctcctctcccccactctctgtctcctctccccctgctctctgtgtctcctctcccccgatctctctgtctcctctccccctgctctttgtgtctcctctcccccactctctgtctcttctcccccgctctgtgtctcctctcccccgctctctgtgtctcctctcccccgctctctgtgtctcctctcccccactctctgtgtctcctctccaccgctctctgtgtctcctctcccccactcgctgtgtctcctctcccccgctctctgtgtctcctttcccccgctccctctgtctcttctccctgctctctgtgtctcctgCCGCTTCCCTTCCCTTTCGTCTCTCCATTATCAAACATAGAGCTACAGGTTAAAaacaagagagaaaaagacaataGACGCTAGGCAGAAAAATAACATTGTTGTTTTAAAACTACGGAGCAactgttgaagtcagaggtttacgtacacctttgccaaatatatttaaactcagtttttcacgattcctaacatttaatcatagtaaaatgtacctgtctttggtcagttaggatcaccactttattttaagaatgtgaaatgtcagaataatagtagagagaatgatttatttcagcttttatttctttcatcacattccctgtgggtcagatgttaacatacactcaattagtatttggtaggattgcctttaaattgtttaccttgggtcaaacgttttgggtagccttccacaagcttcccacaataagttgggtgattttgtaactgagtcaggtttgtaggcctccatgctcgcacacgctttttcagttctgcccacaaattttgccacaactttgtaagtatgcttggggtcattgtccatttggaagacccatttgcgaccaagctttaacttcctgactgatgtcttgagatgttgcttcaatatatccacataatttttcatcctattgatgccatctattttgtgaagtacatcagtcctcctgcagcaaagcacccccacaacatgatcctgccacccctgtgcttcaccgttgggatggtgttcttcggcttgcaagcctctccctttttccttcaaacataaccgtagtctgttttttatggcggtttaggagcagtggcttcttccttgctgagcaacctttcaggttatgtcgatatataggacttgttttactgtggatatagatacttttgaacctgtttcctccagcattttcacaagtgtcctttgctgttgttctgggattgatttgcacttttcgcaccaaagtacgttcatctctaggagacagaaagcgtctccttcctgagcggtatgacggctgcgtggtcccatggtgtttatacttgcgtactatcgtttgtacagatgaacatggtttcttcaggtgtttggaaattgctcccaaggatgaaccatacttgtggaggtctaccatttctttcctgaggtcttggctgatttcttttgattttcctatgatgtcaagcaaagaatatgaaggtaggccttgaaatgtaAACTAGTTTGAATCactccaagtgtatgtaaacttcccattTCAGCTGTATTTTTAGCAGCCTGCCTACCCCATTGAGAATTGAGTGGGGAAGCAGGTGAGACCGCAGGGTTAACTAGCGCCTCCAACATGCCGTGTTCAGCAGCTTTCCTGAGGGGCTCATCTGCACACCGATCAATTTATCTGGCTGGTAATTAGCAGAGTTAAGTTCCAATGAGAATCATGCAGCATCCCTTTGATCGCGCTCAGCTATATTCACCGCTGCATTTTTTAACAGATTCGTCAATGCTCCGAGAATTGGTCATTGACATTCATTACTACTGCTGCGTCTCACTTTCAGTTGACTCAGAGGGATGTGCTTTCAAAAAACAATCACTGTTATTTCAGTATGAAAATATGAGTGTTATTATTGACAGCTGAATGTGTCAATCGATAACAACCTCTGTGGTCCCTGTTATCTTACTGTATTTCAGTAACTCCTTCAATTTCATTCCGTAGCAGCTTTGCTACTTGGCCCATATATGCTTGACATTACGTTGAAGAAATCGTCCCATGTCTGTGAGGCATTTCTAAGAGAATTGATGAGGATTTTCGCTCATGCTTCACTTCTTACTTCCCCTTTGTGTGGACTAGATGTTGTTGGAGACAGTTTGTCCTCTGTTGTGCTCAGTTGTATGGTCAAATCAACAGGGTGAGAATTAAGTGGCCATCAAGAGCCTGACAGAACAGCATTTGAGACGGGGCTGTTTGTTAGCAGTGAGTGAGTGTACAGCAGATCAGAACTCACCTCAGATAGCTTGTGGGCTCTGTGGTGTGACTTGGAGCACTGTAGGAGCTGTGCTGCCAGGTTACAGTCCTTTCTGTACAGGTCCTGGCATGGGAAAGATAGACACTGTTGTTTAGTCATAGGTTGGGGTGCCATGCAAACTTAAGAACAGTATTAATTGTAATGGGAGTAAGTGACCTAAATCTATTTAAAATGGGTTACTACAATAATTGCTTTGCAGTTATATTAAATGTACAAATAAATGTAAATTCCATGTAATTTCATGGTATTTGTACATCAGAGTAGAATGGGACCAAACACTAATTTCAGCGTGTGGCATTCGCGTACACACCAATGCTCGACAAACAAAGAATTGTGTCCTCAAAAATTATATTACAAATTGACTACTAGTCTTTATCTGTTCTTCGCCCTCGAGTCTCTTGTGACAACCCAAAAGTTGACTTCCATTTAAAGTTGAGGGTCTCACAAGGCAAGCCTCCACTTAGGGAGAACACAATCAAAGGAACGAACACACTATCAATTACCGAACAAATTCATCCGCCCAGAGAAAAATTGTGCTAGTTTTTCTGATCAGGCCCCTATTGATTTGAGGGTcactactgtacatcttactctAGCAATTTAAAGAATGAAGAAGTTGTGATGATGAAAATGTACTGAGATTTTTATGTTAATGTTAGAGTTGGCATGGTAGGCAAGGCCATCACCAGGCTTTGGTCTAATTGGGTGTTTAGTTTTTTTCAGTGAATCCCTTCAAAAACTCATGAAGTAAGGATTTTGCGCAATGGCTGGCTATATACTCACATTGTCCTCTCTGAGCTTTTCAATGGTGATCTTGGCCTCCATGAGGTGATTGTTGAGGACGATAATCTCTCGACTCAGCGCTCTTTTCTCATCCTCATGGTGCTGGGACTAAATCACagaggagaggtggaaagaggagagaaagagaggaaattaGGAATTGAGAGAccaagaagagggagaaggggaagtgaaaggagaggaagagaaagtcaAAGGAAAGCAGGAGAAAACGAAtgagagaagaggtggagagcAGTCAGTCAGGGGTTCACGCTCTTTCTCTGCCAGTAGCAGGTCGTAATTAAAGGAAGATTACATTGGCCAGTGCCCATATCAAATCAATTACGCTGCCAGGGTGAGAGAAAGTAGCAATCTTGGAGTCCTGAGAAATTAAAGCTTCTTGTAATTGCGATTGCAGCGACTGTCATTTTTTACCCCGAAACCTGACACCTTAGTATTTCCTGTGATTTAGCCTCAAACAATGAATGGTTACTAGATGCTTTCTCCCCTCACCCAATCATTTTCAACATCCTGTTGTGTGGCAGGATTTGACAAAAGATGCATCATCAAGTCCCCGACGCACAATAGTCATAATTGTTTTGAAATTCAGGGGTGGGAGATAAATTAAATACAAGTCAATTAATGTCAGTTTGAGCAATAGGTTGGTATTGATATCCAAATCCATTCTGTAAGCCTCTTATTAATCAGCTCTGGGATGTTGCTTTGGCAGTCTCATTCATTCCTATGACGTTCCACATTGTAATCATATTTCACTCTGGATGGTCTTTGGCAGTCTCATTCATTCCTATGACGTTCCACATTGTAATCATATTTCACTCTGGATGGTCTTTGGCGGTCTCATTCATTCCTATGACGTTCCACATTGTAATCATATTTCACTCTGGATGGTCTTTGGCGGTCTCATTCATTCCTATGACGTTCCACATTGTAATCATATTTCACTCTGTATGGTCTTTGGCAGTCTCATTCATTCCTATGACGTTCCACATTGTAATCATATTTCACTCTGGATGGTCTTTGGCAGTCTCATTCATTCCTATGACGTTCCACATTGTAatcataaattcataaaaaatcctacaatgtgattttctggatttttttcttcttctcattttgtctgtcatagttgaagtgtacctatgatgaaaattacaggcctctctcatcttttaagtgggagaacttgcacaattggtggctgactaaatacttttttgccccactgtatttctttacttttaatacatttaaaaacatttctacaaaattgtttatcactttgtcattatgggtagaTTGTGTAGATTGTGTAGATTGCTTAGGATATTTTAAAAATCcattagaataagcctgtaacgtatcaaaatgtgtaaaaagtcaaggggtctgaatactttcctaaggcactgtaaagcaacagattaaataaatgaatggggagaatgggtgagttgatgagtgATGGAAGCCTTATTATGTAATCACcaattgtgaatgaagaacagggcgggctgtgtgtatataatgccggaaaaataataattttatgtgttttcatttcaggctGTTAGGCAACAAATTACATTTTGACTttctatacccactgtatattcaTCATAATGCCGTTATTGATTTCGTGCTAAGTTTCACTATTTATCAAGACCACTTGGCGCTTATAATGTTGTTTAGGCTACTGATGTTTTCATAATTTGAACATGTGTCTTGACCGTGCGTCTTGGTGGTTGGGGTATttatttcgattttttttttgttttaaaaagGAGCAGTTACCGTGTTCCAAACAAATGCATTCGGTTTCATAATTCTAACAAAGACACTCCACAAATAAAATTGAAAATACTACTGTATTTTTGAGAAAAAAAGGGCAATTGTAGGCCCTTTTTAGACCTATACCTGCCTCCTGTATgaccctatgatctgtgaaccgtacatgatacagacaacatcttggtgtcattatcCTCCTTATCGTGTGCTCTAACATATGTCTAGATTCtaaaatacacattttcacaTTAACCTCTAAGagtttaaaacttcttcaggatctgTGTCCCGTCCACGgcacggttgagctaacgtaggctaatgtaattagcgtgaggttgtaagtaacaagatattggcagaaagcttaaattcttgttaatctaactgcactgtccaatttacagtagctattacagtgaaagaataccaagcgattgtttgaggagagtgcacaattctgatcatgaaaagttattaataaacaaatgagGTACATTCGGGCAGTcctgatacaacattttgaacagaaatgcattgtttttttctttgtattatcttttaccagataatGACCAGTAATGTCAATTTCCATATAAAATGTGTCATATCATTTAAAAGTACCAGAGGGCCCACTCTGACGTATTTGAAGAGTATATTGTTACGAACAATGTCTAAAATATTAGACATTGTTGATGAGACAAAAAAATTACACATttcaagtgtgcttgctctagttcctcaatggCACAGCTAAGAAAAAATAGCACCTTacagttgaagactcttctttgagtcataaaattGCATTGAAATTACACAgaaactgtgcacactttggagagttGTGTGACCACTTGGAGActccagttagacctctcactcaaacccttgtcattttATTGTCTTGTGTTCCATCTACCCCAAATTTCCCAAGAATATCCTTagcatgttactgaatgtatcctgAATGTAATAAATTAATGTGGGAAATTGTATTTAATAATCAAGACATAGTCCATATTTTAGAGCACACTATAAGGACTCTggacaccaagatgttgtctgttTCATGTACAGTTCAAAGATCATATggtcttacaggaggcatgtactgtatctaaaaagggcctaaaatgTCCACTTTCATCACGATTTTCTCAAAATTGATTTGTCATACAAATCTTAAAAGCTTttcaaacatccttcctcccaattaAGTTTTTTTTGTGAAAGTTGCCAAAACAACCTGATACCCCAAAATACTTTCCACTCCCACTGCCTTGGAATCCCCCATATATGACAAATCCAGAATACTACTGGGTTTATAGATGAATATCGAAAGATTGTATTCTGACATGCAGATGTAATCTATCTCCCTCACTTGTGATATTCTTGTCAATTTGTTGCTAAACTGTGTTTTTCAGTGGATTTATTTATATATTACACTCCCAAGGGAACAATGAAAACTTTTATCTCTTGACATCAGATTGACAAATGGCTCATGCACCGTCATTTTAATCAAACCTGAGTCAGCCGTTCCTTGCGTAAACCGTGAGATGAGGAAACATGATGAGAATAGATAACACCAACCTCACTCGTAAATTGCTATTGTATCTACATCCAGATTGGCTCTGTATAGACTAAGGTAACAACCAAACAATTTGTAATGACCAAGGTTACATTTTGTCCTCTCTGCTGAATAGAACGCTCCGTGGGTGACAATGAAGCGAGAATTACTCCTAGATTGAGTCGTGTCCTGCTCCATTTCCTACTGTACAATATAATGATGCCGAAGGTCACATTGACACGAATTGTGACTGACTGTTATTAGGGTCAGAGCACAGGGCAATTAGACATTTCCCCTCACCTTCCCATCCAACCACTGCCGCAGGATTGGGCGAAGTGGTTTCCATGACAACCTTTCAAATCAAAATGGTACCCTGTTTTGCACAAACCCAACAGATATTGATTCCTCTCGCCGTATGATGTAAAATTCTAATGGAATAGTAAGATAAACAAGGTCTGACTTCTGTCAGACCTTCTGTTTTCCTGTAATGATTTTGAGAGGAGAGGGTATAATAAGTACAAATGTGAGTTGGGTGAGAAAGAACCTGGTTTGTGAATGACT
It encodes the following:
- the LOC139374360 gene encoding brain-enriched guanylate kinase-associated protein-like, translated to MKKIYIGKTALKAGRNGCKHQKRSSLHDHKDDLRKRLSYTTHKLEMVESEFDSTRQYLETELRRAQEELEKFTDKLRRIQSSYAAQQRINQDLEDKVHRTSQHHEDEKRALSREIIVLNNHLMEAKITIEKLREDNDLYRKDCNLAAQLLQCSKSHHRAHKLSELPIDFQERVSSHMEKQGRGVTMALCHSPYSDAVPTAVIAKVLEKPEPGSSCPNTSSPSPQPLEDEGHDHNFVPTSAGGGTESLRRRTAYRTSDLYCSDTALYCPERWQERRQSVDVHARPMGLLLQSQNSTDSNPEEEAFQSGNFSHHGAHSFHGEFAAGSLRASSSYSSFSQASEDEKGGEGCGGGPSSTMSSSHHGLYMDWRDGGYGERKSTSSYEKDSPPGHSVFPKSHSFQHMAMPPSPSPAKGGGGSSPAYVCTASCGYSEPYHSPLIASSHSVGSAQGGGPRGVERSDSQASMVSMGVPTEEELTGRWRQLSVEDINSYSFNRNPGRVSPYSFSEQHFAMGPAKIKLGPLYSSFHEGDDNVFLHSHVLDQCLAAAASGGLSPSPSPSPKHPSLGLRGKPDNPPPLYRAKVDSQDSECSLQFLSGSLKDKESGDAGAAGGSMNKEYVDVSPNSSAESLHHQSSLEASSLQHCQRERMRPSPSPALPKKSSQQYQKFGSTGTGLSRKDSLTKAQLYGTLLN